The genomic stretch GCCTCCAGTGTGATCGAATCAAATCGTTTGGCTGCACCGAGCATGGACTTGGCGGTGACGAAGTTGATCACCGATGAGAGCAGCGCCAGTCCGAGCCCGAGTTCAAGATTCCCGAGAGGCTGGGGATTGAAGAAACGTTCAACGGAAGCATAAGCAATGGCGCAAGCCGCGATGATGATCAGTATCCCCTCCATACCACTGGAGAAATACTCTGCCTTGCCGTGCCCATATGCATGGTCCGAATCTGCCGGACGCATGGCGATGGTGATGGCAGTGAGTGCCATGATCGCAGCCGTTACATTGACTATGGACTCTGTAGCGTCGGACAGGATGCCGACGGAATCGGTCATGGCCCAGGCCCCGAATTTCAATACCAGGGTGGCTATCGATGCAATGATCGAATAGATGGCATATCGTTTTGGGGAGTCCGTGAGCATGCTTATACCTTGGGCTTCAACCAGGGGTTCTCTTCGCCGCGAGCAAGTCGGTGGATGTTTTCCTTATGGCGCCAGAAGAGCAAAACCATAACAACCAGAGCGGCCGGGACGAATGCCACATTGCCGGTGACCAGCATGAAAAAGGGCAGAGCCAGCGCCAGGGTCAGCGAGCCCATTGATACATGACCGGAAAGGGCGACCATGCCGAGGCAGACTGCTGCGGAAAAAATGGTTCCCCAGGGGGACACGGCAAGGAAGGCTCCAATGGTGGTTGCTACGGCCTTGCCGCCCTTGAACTGCATGAAGCAGGAATAGGCGTGGCCGAAAATGGCGCCCAGAACAGTGAAGCTGAGGGCGAAATCGTTCTCCACCCAAGCGGCTGCCATGAGAACGGGAACAAAGCCCTTGGCTACGTCGAGTAGCAGGGTGGCGATGCCGTATTTCAAACCGCAGAGGCGGGCTATATTGGTAGCACCGGTGTTCTTGCTCCCGGCAGTACGGGGATCAATATCGCACAGTTTTTGGGCGATAAGCAGCCCGAACGGGATGGAACCGAGAACAAATGCGAGAATAGGCCAGACGATTATTTCCATGAATTGCTCCTGAATAGTCTTGATGTGCGAGTCTTATATCACGTTTACGCAGCCTTGAAAAGATGGAAGGAGGGCTGCTTGTTAGGGTAAACGATGAGTCACCGTAAAGACCGCTCGTGAAAGCGGTCTGTTATGGCAAATGATACTGTTCTAACCGGCCTACTCTTCGAGAGCCTCGGCTATACGAATCTCATTGGTTAATGGATCGATGCGCGAAAAGTTGATTTGAAATTGCTGACCGGGGTAGAGCTTGTCACCCAGCAGTTTTTTCGGCGCACGAACATTCACCTGCAGATGCGGCATGGCAAGGGTTGCCATGGGGCCATTATCATCTACAAGGACGGCAGACTGCAACTGCTTGCGTCTTTTGGCGAGGTACACCAGCTTCCAGTATCGCGGTCTGAAACGCTGAACCGTACTGACGGTTTTGATGCGCAGGCCGAGACTGGTCGCGAGCTTGTCCAACTCCTCAAGCGACAATCGGGGGGTGCCGTCTGTCAGGTAGGAGCAAACCTGCTCCATGTTGATGAAGTCGGTGTAGCGCCGCAATGGAGAGGTAATGGGTGCATATGCTGGAACGGCCAGTGCTGCATGGCGTTTGGGTGTGGTCTCCAGAATCGGCGGAAGCAGAAGACGGACAGCCCGGAGTATCTCGGCAGGCTCCGTAAAGATTCCAGCAGATTCCTGCGGCAGGGCAATATCCTGCGTGCGATGAAGCAGTGGTATTGTATTGTCCGCGGCCCACAGAGCCAAGCCGGCATTGGCGAGAATCATGAATTCACTGACAACCAACTCCGAGTAGGGGGACGACTCTTTCAGTTCTATGGTGATGGATGATTGCGCACCTTCACCTTCGACTTTGACCACCGGCTCGGGCTTTCGGATAACACAGGCTCCGGCCTCAATGCGACGAGCCATGAGCTTTTCTGCCAGCTCATGGGCAAGCACGAGGGACGCGTCGCTCTTGTCGAGGATGGCTTGCTGCGCGCTCTCGTAGGTAATGTTGGCAGCAACGCGTATCCATGCCTGACGGGGCGAGACTGACAGCAGATTGCCTGATGAATCAAGCTCAAAATCGGTAATCAGCGCAGGGCGATCCTCTCCGGCCAGCAGGCTGTACAACCCGGTTCCCAGTTGCTCGGGAAGCATGTGGGTATCGCCTTCAGGAAGGTAGAGCGATGTGGCGCGATTGAAGACCGCTCGATCCAGAGGAGAGCCAAACTCCCAGTGAATATTTGGACGGGCAAGGGCAATGGATACCTTGTACCCATTCGAAGTCGATTCAATCCGGAAGGCGTCATCTATATCTTTGGTCGTGATGGCATCGATGCTGACAAAGTCTTCACTTTCGATTTCATGCTGGTGATTAGAAAGTCGTGTTTCCAATTCACTGATTTCACTAGAGAACGATTCAGACCATTCGTTTCCCCATTCATACTCAGCTTCATCAAGAAGGTAGTTGTGATGTGGAGGAAGAATGCCCCATGTCTGTGAAAGAAGGAGAGCAATATGCGGTGTGTCGGGCAATCCCTTGCTTATGGCTGTCCAAATTTTACGTTCATTTTCATCGAGTGTATCGCCGACTTTACGTCGCAGAATGCCTGCCAGGCTTTTGGATAACTCGTCGTCGATTGCCGGAGGATTGGGCTTGCGGCCCTGATTGAAGGCGGACCATAGTTCCTGCAGCAAAACCTGACCGGCGGATGTGATCGCTTCGCGAGCTTTTTCTTCGGCCTTCTGTTGGAGCTTCAGTTCCACCTGTTCAGCGGACCATATCTCGAAATTGGGCGGGCGGAATTTGAAATGTGTCTTGGCGTTGAGCATGCCACGTCCCAGTGCGGCCAACTGGTCTGCGTCAGGCTCTTCCCACAGTAGATCGGCAAACCATGTCAATGGCGCGGATTCCAGCTCTCCCTGAGAGAGGTCCCACAGCTCCATGACATCCAGACTGGCCTGGATTTCACCGCGTCTTTCCTGATGAGAATTCAGGATGTCCTGTATTTCCTGACGGTTGGCCTCTGCGTTGAGAACGGGCCCATGCCAAGGCAGCAGGCGGGCTGCGGGGAGTTTCATCTCACGCTTGTTGATGGTTATTATGCGGAGTTTGCCGGAGATATCTTCCAGCACCCAGGCAAGCTGAGGTTGGTCGCCGTGCATGAATTCCACAACAGTTCCGGGACGGATAGTGGGGCCGAGAATCGTTTTTTTCGCCATGAAAACTACTTTATCGTTCAGAGTGGTTAAGCACAGTCTTTAGCATGAAACGGTTGCCAGTGTAAGTGGGCATGCGTAAAAGAAAGCTATGGAAAGAGAAACCATGGAAATTATTGGCATCGTCGCAGGGTGTTGTACTACAGCCTCATTCCTTCCTCAGGTTGTGCGAACATGGAAAACCAAGTCGGTTGAGGACATCTCTTTGCGGATGTACCTGCTGCTGTGCCTTGGTGTTTTTCTTTGGCTCGTTTACGGACTTCTGGTCGAATCCATAGCGGTTATACTGGCCAATGCGGTGACATTGGTACTCGCTTTGGCTGTTCTTGTCATGAAGATTCGATATCGAGGTGTTTCCGTCAAATCAATCAATCGTAATCCTTGATAAAAAAGGCTTTGCTGAATGAACAGCAAAGCCTTTTTTGAACTCACTTGAATGACTAGTGCTTGAAGGAGCGCTGGCCGGTGAAGACCATGGCTACCTGCGGGGATGCTTCGTTTACCGCTGTGATGACTTCGGAGTCGCGGATGGAGCCGCCGGGCTGAGCGATAGCCGTGATGCCCTGATCCATGCAGAGATCAACGCCATCGCGGAACGGGAAGAAACCATCGGAAACCACCACGGACCCGGGCAGACCGCCGCGAGCCTCTTCAGTGCGTTTTTCGATGTCTTCGAGTTTGGCCTTCATCTCGGCATCCTTGATTGCAGCAAGCTTCAACTCGAACAGGGACATGTTCAGCTCTTTGGAAGCGAGCAGATCCGCATATTTGATGTAGGCCTTGGTCGTAGCGAGGAGCACGCAGCCGACACGATCCTGTTCGCCTGTGCCGATGGCCGTGGTAACGCCATCGCGGGCAAAGATAACGGAGTTGGATGTCACGCCTGCTTCCACAGCCCATGCGAACAGCAGGTCGTCAGCTTCCTGCTTGTTGGGGGTTCTGGCGAGAAAGACATTGCCGTCCTTTTCCGCT from Pseudodesulfovibrio profundus encodes the following:
- a CDS encoding SemiSWEET transporter, with amino-acid sequence MEIIGIVAGCCTTASFLPQVVRTWKTKSVEDISLRMYLLLCLGVFLWLVYGLLVESIAVILANAVTLVLALAVLVMKIRYRGVSVKSINRNP
- a CDS encoding RNB domain-containing ribonuclease, which gives rise to MAKKTILGPTIRPGTVVEFMHGDQPQLAWVLEDISGKLRIITINKREMKLPAARLLPWHGPVLNAEANRQEIQDILNSHQERRGEIQASLDVMELWDLSQGELESAPLTWFADLLWEEPDADQLAALGRGMLNAKTHFKFRPPNFEIWSAEQVELKLQQKAEEKAREAITSAGQVLLQELWSAFNQGRKPNPPAIDDELSKSLAGILRRKVGDTLDENERKIWTAISKGLPDTPHIALLLSQTWGILPPHHNYLLDEAEYEWGNEWSESFSSEISELETRLSNHQHEIESEDFVSIDAITTKDIDDAFRIESTSNGYKVSIALARPNIHWEFGSPLDRAVFNRATSLYLPEGDTHMLPEQLGTGLYSLLAGEDRPALITDFELDSSGNLLSVSPRQAWIRVAANITYESAQQAILDKSDASLVLAHELAEKLMARRIEAGACVIRKPEPVVKVEGEGAQSSITIELKESSPYSELVVSEFMILANAGLALWAADNTIPLLHRTQDIALPQESAGIFTEPAEILRAVRLLLPPILETTPKRHAALAVPAYAPITSPLRRYTDFINMEQVCSYLTDGTPRLSLEELDKLATSLGLRIKTVSTVQRFRPRYWKLVYLAKRRKQLQSAVLVDDNGPMATLAMPHLQVNVRAPKKLLGDKLYPGQQFQINFSRIDPLTNEIRIAEALEE
- the plsY gene encoding glycerol-3-phosphate 1-O-acyltransferase PlsY gives rise to the protein MEIIVWPILAFVLGSIPFGLLIAQKLCDIDPRTAGSKNTGATNIARLCGLKYGIATLLLDVAKGFVPVLMAAAWVENDFALSFTVLGAIFGHAYSCFMQFKGGKAVATTIGAFLAVSPWGTIFSAAVCLGMVALSGHVSMGSLTLALALPFFMLVTGNVAFVPAALVVMVLLFWRHKENIHRLARGEENPWLKPKV